The nucleotide sequence ACGCGTTCTATCGCGGCGACCTCGGGCGGCGCGTCGCCGAGGCCATCCAGGCGATGGGCGGCGAGCTAAGCGCAGATGACCTGGCCGACCACGAGAACGACGTCTACTCCCCGATCGCCACCGACTATCGCGGCTACACCGTCTACCAGACGACGCTGCCGACGCAGGGGCACCTGCTGCTCGAAGAGCTCAACATCATCGAGAACGCCGATCTGGCGAGCATGGGCCACAACAGCGCCGACGCCATTCACCTGATGGCCGAGGCCAAGAAGCGCGCGTTCGCCGACCGCAACGCCTATTCGCACGACCCGCGCTTTGGGCCAGTGCCGCTGGAGACGATGATCTCGAAGGACTTCGCAGAAGCCCGCTTCGCGACGATCGACATGCGGCAGGCCACCAACAGCGTCAAGCCGGGCGCGCTCCCCGAGCACGCTGGCGACACGACCTATCTCTGCGCTGCAGACGGCGATGGCAACATGGTCTCGTTCATTCAGTCGCACTCGGCCGGATTCGGTAGCCACGTCGTCGCAGGCGACACCGGCATCCTGCTGAACAACCGTGTCGGTCGCGGCTTCAGCCTCGTAGAGGGCCACCCGAACGTCATCGAGGGCGGCAAGCGCACGATGCACACGCTGAACTGCTACGTGATCGCGCGCGACGGCCAGGTGCTCTACGTCGGCGGCACTCCCGGTGGCGACCAGCAGCCACAGTGGAACATGCAGGCGGTCACGAACGTGATCGACTACGGCATGGACGTCCAGCAGGCGGTCGAAGCGCCGCGCTGGCAGTCGTTCCCCGGCACCGATCCGATCAACATCGACAATCCGTTCGAGCTGCGCGCCGAGTCACGGATCGACGAGGCCGTGCTCAACGAGCTACGTGAACGCGGACATGTCGTTCGCGAGCTCGGGCCGTACGCTGCCGGTGGCGCTGCCTTGCTGATCTATCGCGATCCGGAGAGCGGCGTCCTCGAAGGCGGCGCAGACCCGCGCACGGAAGGCATCGCGCTCGGCCTCTAGTCTGGCCGGGTAACCTGTGGCGCGCATAGTGCTTGTCATCGTTGATGTTGACGCTGGGGTACCATTCAGCGGTTAGCCGTCGTGCGTTGCGGTGGTCACGACGGCTGCCCGGCTAACGGGTAGCACTTTGTCTGGGACACGCTGCGTGGAGCATGGTGGGGCTCAACGCGGCGCTGGAGGATAAACACGATGCATCTCGAGCAAGTCGAAGGTCCAGAGTCGCTCAAGGGGCTCAGTGTCGCTGAGCTGGAGACGCTGGCACGGCAGATTCGCGACGAGATCTACGAAGTCACGAGCAAGAACGGCGGGCACTTCGCGTCGAACCTCGGCGCGACCGACCTCATCCTTGCTCTGCATTATGTCTTCAACTCACCGACCGACCACATCGTTTTCGATGTCGGCCATCAGGCGTATCCGCACAAGCTGGTCACTGGTCGCTACGAGCGCTTCCCAACGATTCGCACTGAGGGTGGCCTGTCCGGCTTCCTGCAGCGCGAAGAGAGCGAGCACGATGCGTTCGGTGCGGGCCATGCCAGCACCAGCGTCTCAGCCGCGCTCGGCATGGCCGCTGCCCACCACCTGACCGGCCAGCCCGGTCGCGCCGTCGCCGTCATTGGCGACGGTGCACTGACCGGCGGCATGGCTTACGAGGCGCTGAACAACGCAGGCAGCCTGGGTCTACCAGTCATCGTCGTGCTCAACGACAACGAGATGAGCATCGCGCCCAACGTCGGCGCGATCCCGAAGTACCTGAACCGCGTTCGCACCGACGAGCGGTACAACCGCGCCAAAGACGAGTTCGAGCGCCTGATGGATCGCCTGCCGCGCGGCGAGCTCTTCGTCGAGCTGGGCAAGCGCATGAAGGACTCGTTCAAGGAGTTCGTCTATCACACGATGATCTGGGAAGAGCTTGGCTTCACCTACATCGGACCGGTCGACGGACACAACATCGCTGACCTGATCGAGGCGTTCGAGCAGGCGCGCCAGCACGACGAGCCGGTCTTCGTCCACTGCGTCACAGCCAAGGGCAAGGGCTTCGATTTTGCCGAGAACGATCCGTTCAAGCACCACGCCGCCAAGGTCGTCACCGCCGGCAACGCCCCACCACAGCCGCCAAAGTATCAGGATGTGTTCGGCGAAACGCTGGCGCATCTGGCCGACGACGATCAACGCATCGTCGCCATCACCGCCGCCATGCCGGACGGCACCGGCCTGCTGCCGTTCGCAGCCGCGCACCCGGAGCGCTTCTTCGACGTCGGCATCGCCGAGCAGCACGCGGTCACGTTCGCGGCTGGTCTGGCGACGCACGGCATGCGCCCGGTCGCGGCGATCTACTCGACCTTCCTGCAGCGCGCCTACGACCAGATCGTCCACGATGTCTGCATTCAGAACCTGCCGGTCGTCTTCGCAATGGATCGCGCCGGTCTGGTTGGCGACGACGGTCGCACGCACCACGGCGTGTTCGACATCCCGTACTTGCGTTGCCTGCCGAACATGGTCGTCATGGCACCGAAGGACGAGGCCGAGCTGCGCAACATGCTGCGCACCGCCGTCGATTACGAAGGCGGCCCGATCGCGCTGCGCTACCCGCGCGGTTCCGGCACCGGCGTCTCGATCACTAACGAGCCGCACGCCCTGCCGATCGGTCGCGGCGAAATCATCCGCGACGGCTCCGATGTCGCCCTGATTTCCTACGGCACAACCGCGCTGACCGCCGAGCGAGCCGCCGATGCGCTCGCCGAAGTCGGCATCTCGGCTGCCGTCATCAACGCCCGCTTTGTCAAGCCGATGGATGAAGAGCTCATCCTGAAGGTCGCTCGCAAGACTGGCGCAATCGTGACCATCGAAGAAGGCGCGGCGATGGGTGGCTTCGGTTCGGCCGTGCTGGAGCTGCTGTCCCGCGAGGGCGTTGAGATCCCGACGCACGTCATTGGCATCCCCGATCACTTCTTTGACCACGCCTCGCAGTCGGCGCTGCGCAAGCACGCCGGTTTGGCACTGGATGATGTGGTTGCAGCCGCGAAGGACGTTGCCGGTCGCCGCGTAGCCGTTGAAGCCAACGTCACCCGTTCGTGACCGACTCACTTCCACTCCTGAAGCAGTGGTGCGACGAACACGACCTGCCGCTCGACGGCGACACATCGACGCGCCTCGCAGCCTATCTGGATGTCCTGCTCGAAACCAATCAGGTGATGAACCTGACGCGCATCACTGACCCTGACGACGCGCAGATCAAGTTGCTGGCCGACTCGCTCGACCTCTTGCGCTTCATCCCCGATGACGCGCATTCAGTGATCGACATCGGCTCGGGCTGCGGGGTGCCCGGCATGCCGATCGCCATCGCCCGGCCCGACCTCTTCGTGACGCTTGTTGACGCAACGGCTAAGAAGGCCCGTTTCCTCGACGAGGCCGCCGACAAACTCGGATTGACAAACGTCGAAGCCATCCAGGCGCGTGCCGAAGAGTTGGGGCGCATTCCGAAGCGCCGTGAGCGGTTCGCTGTAGCCACGGCTCGTGCTGTCGCTCGACTGGCGACCCTCGCCGAGTTGACGCTGCCGTTCGTCCGCCTCGGCGGTGTCGCGATCCTGCCAAAGGGGAGCGCAGCCAACGATGAGCTGGTCGAAGCGACATACGCGATCGGCATGCTCGGCGGCAAGCCTCGCGGCGTCTTTGCATCCAACGTTGAAGGCACCCGCATCGTCGTCATCGACAAGGTGCGGGCAACGCCGGCGCAGTTCCCGCGCCGCACCGGCCTGCCCAATTCGAGCCCGCTGCTCAGCGAGTCGCCTGTCAGTCCGGGTTCCAGTACTCCGACTGGCGCTGCTTGACCGAGTCGAGCGTTGCCCGAGCATCCAGCCCCACCGTCGTCGTCTGAGGCCAGGTCGGTGGGCGTTCGGCAGCAATCGGCTCTTCGAGGTCTGTCCGCGTTTCCGCCAGCGTCTCGATGATCGCCAGCGTGCAGTACGGCGCGTAGTTCTCCGAGTAGCCGCCCTCCTGCGCCGCGACGAGTCGGCCATCGCAGCATTCCGCAGCGAGGTCGATCATCACCTGCGTCATCGCCCGGTAGCCATCGGTCGTCACTGACATTCGCCCGAGCGGATCGGACGCCGACGCATCCTGTCCGGCGGACACGATGACGAGCTGTGGCGCGAACTGCCGCGCGATCGGCAGGACGATCTCCTCCATCGCCGCGAGGTAGGCCGCATTGCCGGAGCCGGCCGGCAGCGGCACGTTGACCGTTTTGCCGACGCCATCGCCCTCGCCAACCTGATCGATCAGTCCCCACCCAGCCGGATACAGCTCGTTCTGATGGAATGAGAAGAACAGGACGCTCGGGTCGTCGTAGAAGATCGACTGGGTGCCGTTGCCGTCGTGCACATCCCAGTCGAGGATCATGACCCGCTCGACGCCGTACTTCTGCTGCGCATGACGCGCGGCAACTGCCACGTTGTTGAAGATGCAAAAGCCCATGCCCATGTCGGCGACGGCGTGGTGGCCCGGCGGACGCACGAGCGCGTAGACACGCTTCGGCCCGTCGGTCATGACGGCATCGACTGCTGCCATCACGCCACCAGCAGCCAGCCGGGCAATGTCGTACGAACCACGTCCAACCGGCGCGCCTCGCCCCGCATCACCCTTCCCGGCGGCATCGGCTGCCTTAACACGCTCCAGCAGCTCCGGCGTGTGGCAAGCCAGGATCGCTTCCTCGGACGCCATGTACGGCTCGACCGCAACGAGATCGTCAGCCAGCCCGCTGAGATCGACCAGGTGCATCGTCCGGTCCACAAGCCGTGGATTGGACGGATGATCGACCGGCTCAACGAACGGAAGCGAATTCCCGGACGGCAGCCGAAACGGATTCGTGTTGTGCTGCAAATAGCGGTGGCTGAAGACCAGCCCCGCCTTGCGCTCGTTCGTCACCTCGACCCCTCCCGAAGGTGGACCTACATCCCCTTGCCATCGACCTCGGTCACGTCGCACTGCTCCTCGACTTCGCCAGAGTCGCAGTCGTAGATGTTGCGCTTCTGGCGTCGGAGGTCGACGCCAAGAACGTGCAGTGAGTAGCTCGGCTCGTCACCAACCGTCTCGATGCTGTGAATGTCGTTCGGTGGCAGGAGTGGGTAGACCGCGCCGCGACCGAGGACGGTGTCCTCAATCAGTGTCAGCTTGGCCTTGTGCGGGTCGCTGCCATCATCGACGCGCTCGTAGCGCTTGGTGTGTTGCTGCCCGCCACAGGTGCCGATCAGTCCCCAGGTCACATGATCGTGAACGGGTGTCGGCATGCCGGGAGCGAACTCGA is from Thermomicrobiales bacterium and encodes:
- the ggt gene encoding gamma-glutamyltransferase, which produces MAQVRETADHALAASFQQTRSRVFARGGMVATAHPLASAAGVEALRNGGNAMDAIIAAATTTAVVIPAMCGVGGDAFFIYGQNDGTLTAVNGSGIAPRALSRDYFTSRGHTYMPFFGPLSMGVPGAVETWFYAIEHFCKLPASELFASAIHYAENGFPLSVTGARTIAASAEELAKYPDSARIYLDNGAAPQPGWILRNPELAESLRIIAAGGPDAFYRGDLGRRVAEAIQAMGGELSADDLADHENDVYSPIATDYRGYTVYQTTLPTQGHLLLEELNIIENADLASMGHNSADAIHLMAEAKKRAFADRNAYSHDPRFGPVPLETMISKDFAEARFATIDMRQATNSVKPGALPEHAGDTTYLCAADGDGNMVSFIQSHSAGFGSHVVAGDTGILLNNRVGRGFSLVEGHPNVIEGGKRTMHTLNCYVIARDGQVLYVGGTPGGDQQPQWNMQAVTNVIDYGMDVQQAVEAPRWQSFPGTDPINIDNPFELRAESRIDEAVLNELRERGHVVRELGPYAAGGAALLIYRDPESGVLEGGADPRTEGIALGL
- the dxs gene encoding 1-deoxy-D-xylulose-5-phosphate synthase translates to MHLEQVEGPESLKGLSVAELETLARQIRDEIYEVTSKNGGHFASNLGATDLILALHYVFNSPTDHIVFDVGHQAYPHKLVTGRYERFPTIRTEGGLSGFLQREESEHDAFGAGHASTSVSAALGMAAAHHLTGQPGRAVAVIGDGALTGGMAYEALNNAGSLGLPVIVVLNDNEMSIAPNVGAIPKYLNRVRTDERYNRAKDEFERLMDRLPRGELFVELGKRMKDSFKEFVYHTMIWEELGFTYIGPVDGHNIADLIEAFEQARQHDEPVFVHCVTAKGKGFDFAENDPFKHHAAKVVTAGNAPPQPPKYQDVFGETLAHLADDDQRIVAITAAMPDGTGLLPFAAAHPERFFDVGIAEQHAVTFAAGLATHGMRPVAAIYSTFLQRAYDQIVHDVCIQNLPVVFAMDRAGLVGDDGRTHHGVFDIPYLRCLPNMVVMAPKDEAELRNMLRTAVDYEGGPIALRYPRGSGTGVSITNEPHALPIGRGEIIRDGSDVALISYGTTALTAERAADALAEVGISAAVINARFVKPMDEELILKVARKTGAIVTIEEGAAMGGFGSAVLELLSREGVEIPTHVIGIPDHFFDHASQSALRKHAGLALDDVVAAAKDVAGRRVAVEANVTRS
- the rsmG gene encoding 16S rRNA (guanine(527)-N(7))-methyltransferase RsmG — encoded protein: MTDSLPLLKQWCDEHDLPLDGDTSTRLAAYLDVLLETNQVMNLTRITDPDDAQIKLLADSLDLLRFIPDDAHSVIDIGSGCGVPGMPIAIARPDLFVTLVDATAKKARFLDEAADKLGLTNVEAIQARAEELGRIPKRRERFAVATARAVARLATLAELTLPFVRLGGVAILPKGSAANDELVEATYAIGMLGGKPRGVFASNVEGTRIVVIDKVRATPAQFPRRTGLPNSSPLLSESPVSPGSSTPTGAA
- a CDS encoding class II histone deacetylase, encoding MTNERKAGLVFSHRYLQHNTNPFRLPSGNSLPFVEPVDHPSNPRLVDRTMHLVDLSGLADDLVAVEPYMASEEAILACHTPELLERVKAADAAGKGDAGRGAPVGRGSYDIARLAAGGVMAAVDAVMTDGPKRVYALVRPPGHHAVADMGMGFCIFNNVAVAARHAQQKYGVERVMILDWDVHDGNGTQSIFYDDPSVLFFSFHQNELYPAGWGLIDQVGEGDGVGKTVNVPLPAGSGNAAYLAAMEEIVLPIARQFAPQLVIVSAGQDASASDPLGRMSVTTDGYRAMTQVMIDLAAECCDGRLVAAQEGGYSENYAPYCTLAIIETLAETRTDLEEPIAAERPPTWPQTTTVGLDARATLDSVKQRQSEYWNPD
- a CDS encoding cysteine dioxygenase family protein → MAQAAQYGIETFVEDAKRILGESGDDRERVVRELQPLVEQVLWDDNLFDEKYRAEPENERPRYIYYREPDDVLQIYVVEFAPGMPTPVHDHVTWGLIGTCGGQQHTKRYERVDDGSDPHKAKLTLIEDTVLGRGAVYPLLPPNDIHSIETVGDEPSYSLHVLGVDLRRQKRNIYDCDSGEVEEQCDVTEVDGKGM